A portion of the Deinococcus peraridilitoris DSM 19664 genome contains these proteins:
- a CDS encoding VOC family protein → MPQLEHVAFKAVNLPQTEAFYHNLGAHVSWHNAAQRLFVGFSRGSRLIFDKAETAVNPSAVVYIGIELPDFQAVDQAFIRCASSSAVLGRDMRETYRSATGPYGFFVQDPDGYVVKVFKYHEVDVTEPEENRQTQF, encoded by the coding sequence ATGCCCCAACTCGAACACGTGGCATTTAAAGCCGTCAACTTGCCACAGACCGAAGCGTTTTACCACAACCTCGGGGCACACGTGTCTTGGCACAATGCAGCCCAGCGCTTGTTCGTTGGGTTCAGCAGGGGAAGTCGCCTGATCTTCGATAAAGCAGAAACTGCCGTGAACCCGAGTGCCGTGGTCTATATCGGAATTGAGCTTCCGGATTTTCAGGCTGTAGACCAAGCCTTCATACGCTGTGCAAGTAGCTCCGCCGTCCTGGGGCGTGACATGCGTGAAACCTACCGCAGTGCCACCGGACCTTACGGCTTCTTCGTGCAGGACCCGGACGGCTACGTCGTCAAGGTATTCAAGTACCACGAAGTGGACGTGACAGAGCCCGAAGAAAACCGTCAGACGCAATTTTGA
- the hpaB gene encoding 4-hydroxyphenylacetate 3-monooxygenase, oxygenase component, producing the protein MGARTGQQFLEGLRRNPPTLYIDGERVEDATTHPKTRNIARSIAGLYDLQFDPQWRDVLTFEENGERYGTSFLVPRSKDDLRRRGDMHKAWADYSLGFMGRTPDYLNVNLMAAALATDYFNQCEGSGEEGSGRNFGENMRRYYEFVREGDLCLTHALTNPQVNRAKMASEMPDPYIALGVVRETEEGVIVRGARMMATLPIADEILIFPSTVLKENADKSQYAMAFAVPTNAPGVYFQCREPFDQGRDVEDHPLASRFDEQDAFVIFDDVLVPWERVFLLYDVKLANQAYGRTGAVLHMAHQVVCGKIAKTEALLGVAQSIVNTIGSGQFQHVQQKVSEFIVTLEIMKALRVAAEEGAAPNEYGVMTPARGPLDAARNYYPQVYPKLNELIQLLGASGIIMMPTKADREGPLGAQIAKYLQAGNASAEERLKLFRLAWDMTLSSFGARQNLYEKHFFGDPVRMASALYEVYNKEPYVERVQQFLARRSEPQGVAADD; encoded by the coding sequence ATGGGAGCACGAACCGGACAACAGTTTCTGGAGGGCCTGCGGCGCAATCCGCCCACCCTGTATATCGACGGCGAGCGTGTCGAGGACGCCACCACCCATCCCAAGACCCGCAACATCGCGAGGTCGATTGCCGGGCTCTACGACCTGCAGTTCGATCCGCAGTGGCGCGACGTGCTGACCTTTGAAGAAAACGGCGAGCGCTACGGCACCAGCTTTCTCGTTCCGCGCAGCAAGGACGATCTGCGGCGGCGGGGTGACATGCACAAGGCCTGGGCCGATTACAGCCTGGGCTTCATGGGCCGCACGCCCGATTACCTGAACGTCAACCTGATGGCGGCGGCCCTGGCCACCGACTACTTCAATCAGTGCGAGGGCAGCGGCGAGGAAGGCTCGGGGCGCAATTTCGGCGAGAACATGCGCCGCTACTACGAGTTCGTACGCGAGGGCGACCTGTGCCTCACCCACGCCCTAACCAATCCGCAGGTGAACCGCGCCAAGATGGCTTCCGAGATGCCCGACCCGTATATCGCTCTCGGCGTGGTGCGCGAGACCGAGGAAGGCGTGATCGTGCGCGGCGCGCGCATGATGGCCACGCTGCCGATCGCCGACGAGATTCTGATCTTTCCCTCCACGGTTCTGAAGGAAAACGCCGACAAGAGCCAGTACGCCATGGCCTTCGCGGTGCCCACCAACGCGCCCGGCGTGTACTTTCAGTGCCGCGAGCCCTTTGACCAGGGCCGTGATGTGGAAGACCACCCGCTGGCGAGCCGCTTTGACGAGCAGGACGCCTTTGTGATCTTTGACGACGTGCTGGTGCCCTGGGAGCGGGTGTTTTTGCTCTACGACGTGAAGCTCGCCAATCAGGCTTACGGCAGGACGGGCGCGGTGCTGCACATGGCCCACCAGGTGGTCTGCGGCAAAATCGCCAAGACCGAGGCGCTGCTGGGCGTCGCGCAGAGCATCGTGAACACCATTGGCAGCGGACAGTTCCAACACGTGCAGCAGAAGGTCAGCGAGTTCATCGTGACGCTCGAGATCATGAAGGCGCTGCGCGTGGCGGCCGAGGAGGGTGCGGCCCCCAACGAGTACGGTGTGATGACCCCGGCGCGCGGCCCCCTGGACGCGGCGCGCAATTACTATCCGCAGGTGTACCCCAAGCTCAACGAGCTGATCCAGCTGCTGGGCGCCTCGGGCATCATCATGATGCCCACGAAGGCCGACCGCGAAGGCCCCCTGGGCGCCCAAATCGCCAAATACCTGCAGGCCGGCAACGCCAGCGCCGAGGAGAGATTGAAACTCTTCCGCCTGGCGTGGGACATGACGCTCTCGAGCTTCGGCGCGCGCCAGAACCTCTACGAGAAGCACTTCTTCGGCGACCCGGTGCGTATGGCCTCGGCGCTCTACGAGGTCTACAACAAGGAACCCTACGTCGAGCGCGTGCAGCAGTTTCTGGCACGCCGCAGCGAGCCCCAGGGCGTCGCGGCGGACGATTGA